The Cucumis melo cultivar AY chromosome 5, USDA_Cmelo_AY_1.0, whole genome shotgun sequence genome has a segment encoding these proteins:
- the LOC103503191 gene encoding AP2-like ethylene-responsive transcription factor PLT2: MGSMNSNNWLSFPLSPTNPSLPPHLQTTTHHSHHFSLGNLENDHNMDIPFQTHEWNLISNQGGGEVPKIADFLGVSKAENETDLIGFNEIHHQSNDTDYLFPITRLVPLHQQQQQQTLTPPPPSNINLDSSSSSNFDLQDNSNCLQSLTLSMGSGKPSTCETTSTPDNNTTSNNSNNSNNTTLDVTPRRTLDTFGQRTSIYRGVTRHRWTGRYEAHLWDNSCRREGQSRKGRQVYLGGYDKEEKAARAYDLAALKYWGTSTTTNFPISNYEKEVEEMKHMTRQEFVAAIRRKSSGFSRGASMYRGVTRHHQHGRWQARIGRVAGNKDLYLGTFSTEEEAAEAYDIAAIKFRGLNAVTNFDMSRYDVKSILESNTLPIGGGAAKRLKEAQAVESSRKRDEMIALGSSSSSSSCFQYGTSSSSTTNSSHYPNLLQQPNLNIDHHHLQTQPLLSLQNHHDISHYAHHPSSFHNPSSSYIHHSSDHSSYPNNNNNNHPFYGAGYLHNHPALLHGMINMSGGGGGGGGGGASSLDNNNNTNALSHYESNSNGGGGYLGNAFGIGSASGSAAEEYALVKVDYDMPNSGGYGGWTGDSVQGSNAGVFSMWND; encoded by the exons atgGGATCCATGAATTCAAACAATTGGCTTTCGTTTCCACTTTCACCCACCAATCCTTCTTTGCCACCACATCTTCAAACCACAACTCATCATTCCCATCATTTCTCTTTGGGAAATTTGGAGAATGATCATAATATGGATATCCCATTTCAAACCCATG AGTGGAATCTGATAAGTAATCAAGGTGGTGGTGAAGTTCCAAAAATAGCAGATTTTTTAGGAGTAAGCAAAGCAGAAAATGAAACAGATCTCATTGGGTTTAATGAAATTCATCATCAAAGTAATGATACAGATTATTTGTTCCCAATCACAAGATTAGTTCCTCTtcatcaacaacaacaacaacaaacacttactcctcctcctccttctaaTATAAATCTtgactcttcttcttcttctaacttTGACCTTCAAGATAATTCCAACTGTTTACAATCTTTGACTCTCTCGATGGGTAGTGGTAAACCCTCTACTTGTGAAACAACCTCCACCCCTGATAATAACACCACATccaacaacagcaacaacagCAATAATACCACTCTCGACGTCACCCCTCGAAGAACTTTGGACACTTTTGGTCAAAGAACTTCCATTTATCGTGGTGTAACCAG GCATAGATGGACCGGAAGGTATGAAGCGCATTTGTGGGATAATAGTTGTAGAAGGGAAGGACAGTCAAGGAAGGGTAGGCAAG TCTATTTGG GTGggtatgataaagaagagaaagctGCTAGGGCTTATGATCTTGCTGCATTGAAATATTGGGGAACATCCACCACCACAAATTTTCCT ATCAGTAACTATGAGAAGGAAGTGGAGGAAATGAAGCACATGACCAGACAAGAATTTGTGGCTGCCATTAGAAG GAAAAGCAGTGGATTTTCAAGGGGTGCATCAATGTATCGTGGAGTTACAag GCACCACCAACATGGAAGATGGCAGGCTAGGATTGGGAGAGTAGCAGGAAACAAAGATCTTTATTTGGGAACTTTCA GTACAGAAGAGGAAGCAGCAGAAGCATACGACATAGCGGCTATAAAATTCAGAGGGCTAAATGCAGTAACAAACTTCGATATGAGTCGTTACGATGTGAAAAGCATATTAGAGAGCAACACACTCCCAATTGGTGGTGGTGCTGCAAAGCGACTAAAGGAAGCTCAAGCCGTGGAATCGTCTCGAAAGCGAGACGAAATGATTGCATTAGGTTCCTCTTCGTCCTCCTCTTCTTGCTTCCAATATGGAACTTCTTCCTCTTCCACAACTAACTCTTCCCATTACCCTAATTTACTCCAACAACCAAATCTCAATATAGACCATCACCATCTTCAAACCCAACCTTTGCTCTCTCTTCAAAACCACCACGACATTTCTCATTACGCTCACCATCCTTCCTCGTTCCACaacccttcttcttcttacATCCACCATTCATCTGATCATTCCTCTTACcctaacaacaacaacaacaatcaTCCATTTTACGGTGCCGGGTATCTTCATAATCATCCCGCTTTGCTTCACGGGATGATTAACATGAGCGGCGGAGGTGGTggcggaggaggaggaggagctTCTAGTTTGGACAATAACAACAATACTAATGCATTGAGTCATTATGAGAGTAATAGTAATGGAGGGGGAGGGTATCTTGGGAATGCATTTGGGATTGGTTCTGCATCCGGCAGTGCAGCGGAGGAATATGCCCTCGTTAAGGTTGACTATGACATGCCTAATTCCGGTGGGTACGGCGGTTGGACCGGGGATTCTGTCCAAGGTTCTAACGCTGGGGTTTTCTCCATGTGGAATGATTGA